The following is a genomic window from Bactrocera tryoni isolate S06 chromosome 2, CSIRO_BtryS06_freeze2, whole genome shotgun sequence.
GCAAATGGCTTGAATAAAGAGTTGCCAAGTGGTGGTGGAAATGCACGCAATGCTGCGGGCGAAAAGAATAAAGTGAAGTTCTCGGATACGGTGCAGGTCGCCGTAGTGCCGGTGAGTGCTTGATTTCACTTTCAAAATATgacaactaaaaaaatattaaacatttttcattgcaGGAGATCCCACGTAAAGAAAAACCACAATTGCCGAAACGTAATGGCTATTCGCGTCCCTTACCGCGTAACATTACAAATCCGAAAAAGGAATTAGCAGATAGCTTGCCGTTATGTCATCCACatgatgaatatttaaaagatttCAATCCCTTATCAGCaggtatttatattttagttttgtataTTGCGCTTCTAAAGCTGCTTCTATACGTTCCAGCCGATGAGTTACCTCGTCCGCCGATAAGGTCCTCAAATCGTGATGAAACCTCAAAGTCACGCAAATCGAATAATACATCTCAGCCTGCTATTAAAGTGGTGCACTTTGGTGTTGTCTAAATAAGCACATTTTTCTTCCAAAATCTCGCTTTGACGCTAAGGGTGCTATTCAGCATTACTTTAATAGAAGCTGTGCAGATTAAACGtccatttatattataaatatgtatgtaggtttaaGTTCTACACTCTTTGTGCCTACTTGTAATAATTTTTCGTATACATACACTTTGCTACAGATTTTGTTTTCATAACATTTCGTTGTAGCATTTATATTGCCGTCCAGTAGGGGAAAGCTTTAAATAGTACATTCCATTTAGACATTAAGCagttaatttagtatttttattcacTTTAGTTTGTATAAATTAAGTGCTTGctacaaatatatgcatgtacgttGTACCCTCCGTGTACAATTAGAACAAAATACACACATTATTTCTTTTTGGGTCCACCCGGTCCGCCTGCTTGCATTCGTTCCAATTCGGCCTTTAAGTCTAACAAATCACGATCGGGTACATAGCGGCGCTCCTCAAACTCATCAGAGTGTTCTTGTACACTCAACTGCACACCTTCGGGCAAAGCGGCTTGCGCTATGCGTAAAAATACAGGATACACAGGTGCGTTTACATCGTTTATTTGCAGATTGCGTTCATACATTGTCAGCCTGTATTCGGCATCTACAACGGCGGAGTTAGGACGCAATCTTTGTACTTGTGTGGTTTGTGGTGGCAAAGCGtaactaaaagtaaaaatatactttattatagtgtcattttgaatatttttatgtacgCTCACCAATCGGAAACATCGATATCAAGGTATTCCGCAACACTATGCAAGTAACGCTGGTAGCTCTCAAGTATTGGGAAATCATAACCTTTCATTTGCACGTTGAGACAGGAATATTGTGGAAACTTGGGCTTCAAAGACTGTAAAATAAGCAGATATGGTAGAAAGTGTtttaatacatttgtatataatttagtACATTCAATTATTTACCTCCAAATAGTCCGGTTCATATACACTTCGTCCATCGCTGTAATGCTGTGTTGGAGTTTTATTTAAGGAAGTAACAACATTATTGCATAGCAGGCGCGGCACAATTGGACTAAGCTGTGTAGTATAAGTAAACAATTTGTAAATGCAATAACAGAAAATAAAGTGGATTTACCTTTCTTAGCATCTTGTTTTCCTACCAATTTCCACTTAGTTTTTATGTGACTTATTAAAGAGGTTATGTCATACAAATACTGccaattcaatttattttacccCAAAAACATATGGTAGTTGTTTACATGGCATAAAAGAGGACAATGCGGAACAgctgttttgtttattaacaaaaaatttataaaaatctcaCTAACTTTAGcagaaatttataataaacttttacTGGCATATAATATCATTATATTGACGCAACATTTGTGAATTTGATTGCCTTAATACATTTCTAACAAAACTATCAAACATTTTTCTCAGTgcatttattgtttgttttgttttaacgTTATTCCCAACAAATAGTCGGTATAAAAATTGACAATTAGCCCAACTAGAACTgtcagaatttttattttcctttgctTTACGCTCTTCCACTTTGCTGAGTTTGCTTGTTGACGTCGATTTTCCGTGAAAATTTATTAGTTGCTACAGTAAATtgcaatttacaaaaattttaacaatttgcattat
Proteins encoded in this region:
- the LOC120767712 gene encoding 39S ribosomal protein L48, mitochondrial → MLRKLSPIVPRLLCNNVVTSLNKTPTQHYSDGRSVYEPDYLESLKPKFPQYSCLNVQMKGYDFPILESYQRYLHSVAEYLDIDVSDCYALPPQTTQVQRLRPNSAVVDAEYRLTMYERNLQINDVNAPVYPVFLRIAQAALPEGVQLSVQEHSDEFEERRYVPDRDLLDLKAELERMQAGGPGGPKKK